In the Engystomops pustulosus chromosome 2, aEngPut4.maternal, whole genome shotgun sequence genome, one interval contains:
- the LOC140119824 gene encoding uncharacterized protein: protein MNVDPVSSCRRLFPLVPGSGGFCPSLGYKRISGDISLFSQVLHVGSFQESCGGRRSGEEIPSSVTEEGDESTRGSHGRPPSSPCGDNQSHLSTEEGNHGDKRKLSCPKHGKHFTQKSNLDQHQRTHTGEKPYSCFRCGKHFSVKSDLVVHKKIHTLEKPFSCTECGKCFTQESHLVVHQRIHTGEKPFSCTECGKCFNQESHLVVHQRIHTGEKPFSCTECGKCLREKSSLVKHQRTHTGEKPFSCTECGKCFNQESHLVVHQRIHTGEKPFSCTECGKCFTRESSLVTHQRIHTGEKPFSCTECGKCFTQESSLVTHQRIHTGEKPFSCTECGKCFTRESHLVVHQRIHTGEKPFSCTECGKCFREKSWLVTHQKIHTGEKRFSCTECGKCFIQESNLVVHQRTHTGEKPFSCTECEKCFGEKSSLTKHQRTHTGEKPFSCTECGKCFRQKGNLVEHQRSHTGEKPFSCSECSKCFVNRSNLVRHKRTHKEEKLFLFPESGKSFTGKTNFV from the exons atgaatgtggatcccgtctcctcctgcaggagattattccccttagttcctggttctggaggtttctgtccatcacttggatataagagaatctctggagacatttccttgttttctcaggtccttcatgttggatctttccaggaaagttgtggtggaaggaggagcggagaggaaatcccctcatcagtgacagaggagg gagatgaaagtacaagaggttcccatggacgtcccccctcatctccttgtggtgacaatcagtcacatctttccacagaggagggaaatcatggagataagagGAAGTTATCATGTCCGAAACATGGAAAACATTTTACCCAGAAATCAAATCTTGatcaacatcagagaactcacacaggagagaagccatattcatgtttcAGATGTGGGAAACATTTTAGtgtgaaatcagatcttgttgtacataagaaaattcacacactggagaagccattctcatgtactgaatgtgggaaatgttttacccaggaatcacatcttgttgtacatcagagaattcacacaggagagaagccattttcatgtactgaatgtgggaaatgttttaaccaggaatcacatcttgttgtacatcagagaattcacacaggagagaagccattttcatgtactgaatgtgggaaatgtttgagAGAGAAATCcagtcttgttaaacatcagagaactcacacaggagagaagccattttcatgtactgaatgtgggaaatgttttaaccaggaatcacatcttgttgtacatcagagaattcacacaggagagaagccattttcatgtactgaatgtgggaaatgttttacccgggAATCATCTCTTGttacacatcagagaattcacacaggagagaagccattttcatgtactgaatgtggtaaatgttttacccAGGAATCATCTCTTGttacacatcagagaattcacacaggagagaagccattttcatgtactgaatgtggtaaatgttttacccgggaatcacatcttgttgtacatcagagaattcacacaggagagaagccattttcatgtactgaatgtgggaaatgttttagagaGAAATCCTGGCTTGTtacacatcagaaaattcacacaggagagaagagattctcatgtactgaatgtggcaaatgttttatccaGGAATCAAATCTTGtggtacatcagagaactcacacaggagagaagccattttcatgtactgaatgtgaaaaatgtttcgGGGAGAAATCCAGTCTTACtaaacaccagagaactcacacaggggagaagccattttcatgtactgaatgtgggaaatgttttagacaGAAAGGAAATCTTGTtgaacatcagagaagtcacacaggagagaaaccattttcatgctcCGAATGCAGTAAGTGTTTCGTTAATAGATCAAATCTTGTTAGACACAAGAGAACTCACAAAGAagagaaattatttttatttccagAAAGTGGAAAATCTTTTACCGGAAAAACAAATTTTGTCTAA